ACCGGTGCCCGTCAGGGCAAAGGCGCGGCGCTCGCCACGGCGCTGGGGCTGGGCATCGCGCGGGGTTGTCATGTGGCGCTGGCGGCACTGGGGCTGGCAGCGTTATTCAAGGCTGCGCCCTGGACCTTCGATGTGGTGCGCCTGGCAGGAGCCGCTTACCTGTTGTGGATCGGTGTGCAGTGCCTGCGCACCACGATGCTGCCGGATCTGAACCCCGTCGATGCGCCCCGCGCCAACCCCCGGTGGGGCCAGGCAATCCGGCGCGGTTTGCTGACCAACCTGCTCAACCCCAAGGCCCTGCTGTTCTGCTCGGTGCTGCTACCGCAGTTCATCAACCCGCACGCCGGCCCGGTGCTTTTGCAGTTCGCGACCCTGGGCGTGGTGCTGGTGAGTGTCGGTCTGCTGTTCGATTGCGCCTATGCCTTGACCGGAGCCGCCCTGGGCCGCTGGCTGCAACGCAGCCCTTCGGCCCAACGCTTCCAGCAATGGCTGTTCGGCAGTTTGCTGATCGGTTTTGCGGTGCGCCTGACCTTCGTCCAACAGGCCTGATTACTGGCGCACCCGACGTCTATGACGGTTGACCAGCAGCAGTACAACTGCGGCGAGCACCACCCCGGCGCCGATTTCCAGCCAGCGTTTATACGGGCGCAACGTCTCCCGCAGCGGGCTCAGGGCCTGGGTGACATAACGCTTGTCGGCGTTCTGGAAGTCCGGCTCAGGACAATGCTCACCAAATGAGACGGCCCACTGCACGTAGGGCCCTTCTTTTACATAGCGTTTATAGAGGGCCGTTTTTTCAGGCTGATCGGGGCTCCAGCCCGTCGCCGCACACAGCACTGCCGCGAAGGCCTGGCTGGTCTGTGGCAAATGATCGGCAGCCTGGCTGGCCAGAGCGTTGGCGACATAGCGGTAGTGATAGCGCTGATCGGGTTGCGCAGCGCTGGCTTGCTGGCGCTTGACCTCTTCGTCCGCCACCAGCGGGCCGACCTTGAGCTCGGTACTTTCCAGGCTGTAATTACCACCGAAGGTGGCGTAGTCCGGCGCCATCTCGTACCCCAGCAACTCCATGCCATCGAAGCGGGCCAGGTTCGCCGCGTGAAAATACGCAAAGGCGCGCTTGCTCGGCCACCATTTCGACTCGGCGTCGTGGCGCAACTCACCGTACCACTTGGCCTTCTTTTGCAGCGTGTCGCTGTCGAAGTACGCCACGGCTTCGTCATAACGTTCCTCGCGCAGCAGGCGACGGCCAAGCAAGTTGCGTAATTGCGCAGCCACCGGCAGCGGCACATAGTTGTCGCGGTCCTGCTGGGTCAGCGCCGGTGGCGCCGGCACCTGGGTATCGACGTACTGTTTGAGCTCATCGACGGTCAATACGCGTTCGGCAACGGTCGCGGCGTCGAACCAATAGATGTCCTTGCTGCGATACAACTGGTCGAAGGCTTGCAGGTAATCGCCCCGTTGCAGGGCCAGGATCGCACTTTCGCCCTCGACCCGGCATTTGGGTTCGACGGTTTCGAAAGCCCAGTCCGGTGTGCGCCGCTCCCCCCAGGACTCATCCTGCGGGAACGCCTGCGCAGCCTTGGCATACGCCGCGACGGCTGCGGCCTTGTCGCCGTCGCGCAATGCCAGCTTGGCTCGCAACCACCACGCCAGGCCGCCATCGCCGGCATGTTCGAGGAAGGTTTTGGCAGTGGCGTAGTCGCCCTGTTGATAATTCATCGCCGCCAGCCGATCGGCGTTATCCAGGCTGCCACGCGTGCTGGCCTGCAACAGCTTGATCATTTTTCGTTCAACTTCAGGCTGTTCACCGAATGACCAGTTCAACCGACTGATCAAAGACGCCGTGATCAGTTGCTGCACCGCCTTGCCCTCAAGCAGCGGCTTCAGCTGCGCCTCAGGCATCGCCACCAGATCGGCCACCAGCAGCTTCAGCGAGGTGTAGCCGACGCCCGAACCGTGGCGATTCTGCGCGGCGTAGAGTTCGATGGCGCTGTTCCAGTCACCCGCCGTGCGCGCCACACGCGCCTCTTCGCCGAGGCTGGCGACGCCCAGTTCCAGCGGATCGCTGAAACCGTCGATGGTCAATTGCCGAGCCTGTTCAAAAGCCTTGCGCGCTTGCGCCAGCAGGTCCGGGCTGGCATCGGCTTCAGCGCTCAGGGCAAACAGCGCCCGGCCCAGCGAGTAGGCGGCCCAGGTGCTGCGCAAGCCACGCTGATCGGCCGGCAGCGCCAGCACCTGGCGAAAGTAATCGGCGGCCAATCCATGCTCACCCGCGTTGAACGCAACAGCGCCGGCCAGGTACAACGAGAGCTCCTTCGGCAGGCCAGCCCCCTCGGCTTCGACCTGACGGGCATCGGTCAAACCGCGCAGGCGTTTGACCAGTTCCTGCTGCGGGGCGGTCAGATCGGCCTGCTCGGCATATTCGCGCTGTTCGGCATATTCGGCCGGGTCACCGCTGTGCAGGGCGTCATTGACGCTCTTCAGGCCCGCGATTGCCTGCCCCAGGCGGCTGACCTCGAAGCGGAAACTGCCTTCCGGCAATTCCGCCAGTGACTGGCTCCGGTTATCGAGCAGGCGCATGGGAAAGTCCGGCCCGCAGGCCAGTGCCGAACCCAGCGGCAAGCTCAGGCTCAGGCAGAGCAGATGACGCGGCCAGTTACGGGTGAACATTCGAACCTCCTTGATCAATGTGGGTGCAGCGCGCCCAGCCGATGGCCCGCTGCCCGCCAGCCGGCAGGCGCCCATCGCGCAGGCGGGTGAAGGTAAGCAGATCCGGGCTTTGTTGCAACGCATAACCGGCCAGGGCATCGGCGCCATCGCAGCCCTGCCCCGCCAGCGTCAGGCGCTCGGGCCAGGCACTGTCGAGATTGCCCTGGTTGCTGATGCTGACGTCATAGAGGCCGTTTTGCGCCGAGAGTTGCAGCGTCAGCCGACTGTCGAGGCGATCGCCACGGGCGACAGCACCCAGGGTCGTCAGGCTCCACGCCCGGCGGTCATTGGCCAGCGGCAGGCGAAACCAGATCAGCCCCGCCAGATGGGCCGGAGGGTCGTCGCGCAGTTCAAGCGCCAGGGTACGCAATTGTTGTGGGTCAGCGAGCAATTCGCGACGCTCACCGTTGCCTTCAACGGGTACTTCGCTTTCCACCACCGGCACGCCGCCTGTCTGGGGCAACAGGGCGACGCCGTAGGCCGGCAACGCCAGATAGAAGTCCCGAGTGGTGATTCGGCCCCAGGCACTGGCCCATTTTTTCGCCTGGTCCGGATCGAACAGCCCCCGACGTGGATCACTCACCGCATGCACCTGCAGGACGCTGCTGTCGACTGTGGATAACAACGCTGGCAGTTCAGGGCTGTCGAGCCAGGCAGGTAACGCGGTAATGCTTAAAGAAAGGGACGCCGGCAGAGTCGCCCGCAAATCCGTGAGAAATTTCCGATAGGCCGGTAGCCGGGCGATACCCGCATCGTGATCGACTTCCACCCCCGCCAGCACCAGCCCCTGCCCTTGCCAATCGCCGAGCAGTTGCAGGATGTGCGCAGTGATCTGCTCCTGGTCCAGCGACGCCAGCTGACCATCCAGGCGCACCACCGCAATCAGCGGTCGACCATCATGCTTGAGCAGCGCCGCATCAATGCGCGCCCGACTCCACCCGGCACGGGGAAACGCCTGCAAGGCCAGCACCCGCAAGGTGGAAAAATCTGCCCGACTGGCGTCGAGGGCGGCCTGATGGGACGGCGTCCATTGCCGCTGCCAGACATAAAGCTGCTGATCGAGCGGCGGCGCCTCCTGCCGTTCACAACCCGTGAGCAGCGCCAGCAACGTCAGCAGGACCGTCAGCCGTGCGATAAAAACCATAAAGCATCCTTTGGAGCGGCTGAAGTCAGCGTCCGGCAGATGCTACAGGTCAAGCACCAAAGGCCGCGAGCCCGGGTGGGGGCTCGCGGCCTTATTTCGACGATTACCGCGATCAGGCGGTCTTTTGCAGACCGGCAACAGTGCGGGGCATGCCGACGAAACCAGGCAGGGCTTCGACCCGCGCCAGCCAGGCACGCACGTTGGCGTAGTCATCCAGCGAAACATTGCCTTCCGGTGCATGGGCGATGTAGCTGTAGGCAGCCACGTCGGCGATGGTAGGTTCGTCGCCAACCAGATAAGCCGAATTATCCAGTTCGTCGTTGATCAGCTTGAGCCAGAGGTGGGCGTAAGCGATGGTTTCTTCAGCGTCGTAAGGCGCGCCGAATACGGTAATCAGACGAGCACGGCCCGGACCGAAGGCGATCGGCCCTGCAGCGACCGACAACCAGCGCTGAACGTTGGCGGCACCAACCGGATCGGCAGGCAGCCAGCGGCCCTTGCCGTATTTCTGGGCGAGGTACACCAGAATGGCGTTGGAGTCGGCGAGTACCACACCCTGATCATCAATGGCCGGCACCTGCCCGAACGGGTTGACCGCGAGGAATTGCGGCTGCTTGTGTTCGCCTTTGGCCAGATCGACGAAGATCAGCTCGGTCGGCAGTTGCAGCAGGGACAACATCAGTTCCACGCGGTGTGCATGGCCGGACTTGGGGAAGTTGTAGAGTTTGATCGCTTGCATGGTCGACTCCGCTAGTGAGTGGCGCCGCTCAGGAGTGATCAGCACCGATGGACGCTATCTTCCCCCCACAGCCAAAACAACAGAATAACCAGCAAACGCAATCAATTATTTCAGCTCCCGCAATAAACCGTCAGTGTTGCAGGGCCGGGTGTTCGCGCAGCGCCTTGACCGTGAAGTCGACGAAGCTGCGAATCCGTGCCGGCGCATTGCGCCCTCCCTGGTAGACGACATGGATAGGCAACGGCGGTAGTTCGAAGTCAGCCAGGACAATCTCCAACTCCCCCGAAGCGATCTGGTTGGCGATCTGATACGACAGCACGCGGGTGAAACCAAAGCCAAGGCTGGCGGCGCGGATTGCAGCCTGATTAGAGGTCACGACCAGGCGCGGTTCCGTACGCACGCTGAGCACTTCGCCGGCTTCATGAAACGGCCAATGGCGCTGCTGGCCAATGGAGGACGTACCAATCACCGGCGCACGGACCAGATCCTGAGGATGCATGGGCCGCCCCTGCGTTTGCAGAAAGTGCGGCGATGCACAGATCACCCGCCGCACTTCACCGACACGCAGCGCGTGCTGGCTGCTATCCGGCAACTCACCGATGCGCACAGCCACGTCCACGCCCTCCTCGACCATGCTCACCACACGATCGACAATCAGGCCATTGATGATCACTTCGGGAAACTGCGCCAGATAACTCACGACCACCGGCGTGACGAACAGCTCGCCGAACAACACCGGCGCGGTGATCGTCAGCTGTCCACGGGGCTCTGCGTGGCTACCCGCCGCCGAGTCCTCGGCCTCCTGCACCTCGGCCAGAATCCGCCGGCAATCATCCAGGTAACGCTGGCCGGCTTCGCTCAGGTGCACGCTGCGGGTGGTGCGCGTCAGCAACGAGGTGCCGATGCGTTTTTCCAGCGCCGCCACCGCGCGGGTCACGCTGGCCGCCGACATTCCCAGACGTCGCGATGCGGCCGAAAACCCTTGCTCTTGGGCAACCACGGAAAAAACCTGCATTTCCTGGAATCGGTCCAATGGGCGTTCCTTGATCAGATTGAAAAAAGCCGCCACAGGGCAGCGGATGAAAAACGGGCTTTAACCGATTATTTCCCCCAAAGAGATCGTACAACCGCTCTGGAATGCACTTTAGCTTCAGCCTTGGCTGCCGATCCAACGGAGGTTGGGTCCGAAAATTCGAGGCTCCAGCGACAAGCGGTTCATACACACACGGCTGGAGAACTCATGAATAGTTGGTTCGCAAATCTTAAAGTGAATGTGAAACTCGGCCTGGGTTTCGGCGTAGTGCTGGTGCTCACGGGCGTTCTCGCGCTGACCGGCTGGACCAGTTTGGGCGGTGTCATCGACCGCAGCAACCGGATGGGTGAGATTACCCAACTCAACAACGACCTGACCGCCCTACGCGCCGCACGCCTGGAATACATGCTCAGCAGCGGCAACGACGCCAGCGCCAGCCTCGTCCAGAACAAACTCGACACTTTCATCGAGCAGCAGAAAGCGCTGATCAAGGTCTCCACCGCGCCGGAGAACGTCAAGCTGCTCCAGGAGCAGAGCGAGGCGACCCATGCGTTTCAAGCGTCACTGAACAAGATGCGCGAAAGCTATCGCATCATACTCGCCGCGCGCGACGCCATGACTGTGGCAGCCGATCGCGCCATCGAGCTGGTCGACACCATCAACCGCGACGCGCAGGCCGCATCCGGTGACGATGCTTCGCGCCTGGAACAGTTCAAGGCCGCCACCGGCACCAAGGACCAGTTGATGCTGATCCGCCTGAAAGTCCGAGGCTACCTGGCCAACTTCACGCCGGAAACCGAGCGCGACGCCTTGCAGCAGTTCGAAACGGCCCTGGCCGACATCGCCACTCTCGCCCAGCGCTTGCCGAGCGCAGCGGCTCAGGCCGAGCCACTGGACAAGGCTGTGCGCGCCTACCGCGACGCCCTGCGCCAACTCATCGGCGCCACCGCACAGGTCAATGCAGCCGGTGATGCGATGAAAGCGCAAGCCGCCGACATCGAAAAAACCAGCGACCGCCTCTATCAGGTGCAGATCGAATTTCGCGACAAGGAAAGCAGCGTCGCTCGCACCCAGCAAGTCATCAGTGCGCTGCTGGCGCTGATCTTTGGCGCATTGGCCGCCGTGATCATCACCCGCCAGATCACCCATCCGCTGCGCGAGACCCTGGCGGTGGTAGAAAAAATCGCCTCCGGTGACCTGACCCTGAACGCGCCAGTGACTCGCCGCGATGAGCTGGGCGAAGTGCAGCAAGGCATCCAGCGAATGGGCGCCACCCTGCGGGACCTGATCAGCAGCATCCGCGACGGCGTCACCCAGATCGCCAGCTCGGCTGAGGAATTGTCTGCCGTGACCGAGCAAACCAGCGCCGGTGTGAACAGCCAGAAAGTCGAGACCGATCAGGTGGCCACCGCCATGCATGAAATGACCGCCACCGTGCAGGAAGTTGCGCACAACGCCGAGGAAGCGTCCCAGGCTGCGGCCTCCGCCGATGGCGATGCCCGCGAGGGTGACAAGGTGGTGGGCGAAGCCATTGCCCAGATCGAAAGGCTGGCCCTGGAAGTGGAACGTTCCACCCAAGCCATGGCCGTACTGCAGCAGGAAAGCGACAAGATCGGCAGCGTCATGGACGTGATCAAGGCCGTAGCCGAACAGACCAACCTGCTGGCGCTCAACGCCGCCATCGAAGCAGCGCGCGCCGGCGAGGCCGGCCGTGGTTTTGCCGTGGTCGCCGACGAGGTTCGCGGGCTGGCACAGCGCACACAGAAATCCACCGAAGAAATCGAAGGTCTGGTGGCGGCCTTGCAGAACGGCACGCAACAAGTGGCGGTCGTGATGAACAACAGCCGCACCCTGACCGACAGCAGCGTCGAACTGACCCGCAAGGCCGGTGCCTCCCTGGACAAGATCACCCGCACGGTGTCGAACATCCAGTCGATGAACCAACAGATCGCCGCCGCTGCCGAGCAGCAAAGCTCAGTGGCCGAAGAGATCAGCCGCAGCGTGATCAACGTGCGCGACATTTCCGAACAGACGGCAGCGGCCAGTGAAGAAACGGCAGCGAGCAGCGTCGAGCTGGCGCGCCTGGGCAATCAGTTGCAGATGATGGTCAGTCATTTCCGCATTTGACCCCCAGGTGTCGCTCAAACAACAACCCCCGCGAATGCGGGGGTCTCTGCTCCTTGCCAGTCGCTTGCACCTGATCGCCCCACCCGTCGATTGTGCGGCACGGTGATATCAACGTATTATCGAGAATAATTCACATTTGATATCAAAGTGCATTTCCCTCCATGCCTCGATCTCCTTCGCCCTCCGATGTCGGCTGGCTCTACCAGGAACACCACGGCTGGGTCCGTTCCCTGCTCAAGCGTAAGCTGGGCAATGCCAGCGATGCCGCGGAACTGGCCCATGATGTGTTCGTCCGCCTGCTCGCCCAACCCCGTGAATTTCCCAGCGAGGCTCACGCCCGGGCCTGGCTGGGCGCGGTATCGCGCAATGTCTGCGTGGATTTCTGGCGCCGCCGGCGGGTGGAGCAGGCCTGGCTGGAGACCCTGGCCTGTCGTCCCGAAGCCTGCATGCCCAGCGAAGAACACCAGGCCATCGTCCTCGAGGCGCTGGGCCAGGTGCAGGCCATGCTGGAACAACTGCCAGCGCCGGTGGCCGAAGCCTTTCTCCTCGCCCAATTGCACGGCCTGGGCTATCGCGCGATCGCCGAGCGCATGGGCGTCAGCGAACGCACGGTGACCAGCTACATGGCCAAGGCGATGTTTCAGTGCATGCTGCTGGAAGCCGAACTGGACGCGGCCCTGACATGAACACCTCCACTCCCGACCACGCCATCCTGCAACAGGCCGCCGACTGGTATGCGCGTCTGGCCGGCCAACCCGATGACCACGAGCTGCGCCAGGGCTGGCAACAATGGCATGCGCAACACGAACAGCATCGCCAGGCCTGGCAGTTCGTCGAGCGCGTCAGCCAGCGCTTCGCACCGCTGCACGACGATGCCCAGAACGCCGCACGGACCCTCGACCAACTGCGCCGCCAAGGCATCGAGCGACGGCGCCTGATGCGCGGTATTGCAACCATCGCCGGGGTCGGTTTTCTAGGCGCCTTCGCCTGGCGGCCGTTGCTGCGCGAGCCCTTGCTGGCCTGGCAGGCCGATCTGCGCAGCGCCACTGGCGAGATCATCGAACACCATCTGGCCGACGGTACCCGCCTGTGGCTGGCCAGCGACACGGCACTGGACGTGCGTTTCGACGCGCACCAGCGCGCCCTGCACCTGTATCGCGGCGAAGTGCTGATCAGCACCGCCAGCGACCCTCGCCCGCTATTGCTGCACACCGCCCAGGGTAGCCTGCAACCGCTGGGCACCCGCTTCAACGTGGCGCTGGAAGACGATGCCACACGCCTGGCCGTGTTCGAGGGCCGGGTGCTGGCACGCTGTGCCGGCTCGACCGTGCAACAGGAAGTGGCGGCAGGCTTTGGCGTGAGCTTCGACCGCCAGTCGTTCGCGCCGCTGCTGCCCGCCTCCCCCGCCCGCGAAGCCTGGAGCCGTGGCCTGCTGCTGGCCGAGGATATCGAGCTAAGCCGCTTCGTCGTCGAGCTGGGCCGCTATCGTCGCGGTTACCTGGGCCTCGATCCGGCGCTCAAGCACCTGAAGATCATGGGCACCTTCCCCCTGCACGATACCGATCAGGCCCTGGACATGCTGGAGCGAACGCTGCCGGTCAAAGTCCATCGCCGCCTGTCCTGGTGGGTCAGCATCGAACCGCTGGAAACTGCCGCCCGGATGACTTCCTGAAAAAATTCGCATTTGGCTTTCCGGTTTTTTCGACTCGCTCGATTCAACCAATAGCCACTGCATCAGGACTTTTTCAAGGAACCCAGCATGTCGTCACTTTCCCGCCTTCGTCTCCACCCGCTTGCCCTGGCCACGGCCCTTGTGCTGCCGGCCATGGTGCTGCCCGGTGCGGCCGTGCTGGCCGCCGAGC
This DNA window, taken from Pseudomonas sp. MYb118, encodes the following:
- a CDS encoding FecR domain-containing protein, with the protein product MNTSTPDHAILQQAADWYARLAGQPDDHELRQGWQQWHAQHEQHRQAWQFVERVSQRFAPLHDDAQNAARTLDQLRRQGIERRRLMRGIATIAGVGFLGAFAWRPLLREPLLAWQADLRSATGEIIEHHLADGTRLWLASDTALDVRFDAHQRALHLYRGEVLISTASDPRPLLLHTAQGSLQPLGTRFNVALEDDATRLAVFEGRVLARCAGSTVQQEVAAGFGVSFDRQSFAPLLPASPAREAWSRGLLLAEDIELSRFVVELGRYRRGYLGLDPALKHLKIMGTFPLHDTDQALDMLERTLPVKVHRRLSWWVSIEPLETAARMTS
- a CDS encoding LysR family transcriptional regulator translates to MDRFQEMQVFSVVAQEQGFSAASRRLGMSAASVTRAVAALEKRIGTSLLTRTTRSVHLSEAGQRYLDDCRRILAEVQEAEDSAAGSHAEPRGQLTITAPVLFGELFVTPVVVSYLAQFPEVIINGLIVDRVVSMVEEGVDVAVRIGELPDSSQHALRVGEVRRVICASPHFLQTQGRPMHPQDLVRAPVIGTSSIGQQRHWPFHEAGEVLSVRTEPRLVVTSNQAAIRAASLGFGFTRVLSYQIANQIASGELEIVLADFELPPLPIHVVYQGGRNAPARIRSFVDFTVKALREHPALQH
- a CDS encoding LysE family translocator encodes the protein MVGLWLFFMALAVVYLLPGPDMILLLQTGARQGKGAALATALGLGIARGCHVALAALGLAALFKAAPWTFDVVRLAGAAYLLWIGVQCLRTTMLPDLNPVDAPRANPRWGQAIRRGLLTNLLNPKALLFCSVLLPQFINPHAGPVLLQFATLGVVLVSVGLLFDCAYALTGAALGRWLQRSPSAQRFQQWLFGSLLIGFAVRLTFVQQA
- a CDS encoding sigma-70 family RNA polymerase sigma factor — its product is MPRSPSPSDVGWLYQEHHGWVRSLLKRKLGNASDAAELAHDVFVRLLAQPREFPSEAHARAWLGAVSRNVCVDFWRRRRVEQAWLETLACRPEACMPSEEHQAIVLEALGQVQAMLEQLPAPVAEAFLLAQLHGLGYRAIAERMGVSERTVTSYMAKAMFQCMLLEAELDAALT
- a CDS encoding glutathione S-transferase family protein; the encoded protein is MQAIKLYNFPKSGHAHRVELMLSLLQLPTELIFVDLAKGEHKQPQFLAVNPFGQVPAIDDQGVVLADSNAILVYLAQKYGKGRWLPADPVGAANVQRWLSVAAGPIAFGPGRARLITVFGAPYDAEETIAYAHLWLKLINDELDNSAYLVGDEPTIADVAAYSYIAHAPEGNVSLDDYANVRAWLARVEALPGFVGMPRTVAGLQKTA
- a CDS encoding DUF3142 domain-containing protein, encoding MVFIARLTVLLTLLALLTGCERQEAPPLDQQLYVWQRQWTPSHQAALDASRADFSTLRVLALQAFPRAGWSRARIDAALLKHDGRPLIAVVRLDGQLASLDQEQITAHILQLLGDWQGQGLVLAGVEVDHDAGIARLPAYRKFLTDLRATLPASLSLSITALPAWLDSPELPALLSTVDSSVLQVHAVSDPRRGLFDPDQAKKWASAWGRITTRDFYLALPAYGVALLPQTGGVPVVESEVPVEGNGERRELLADPQQLRTLALELRDDPPAHLAGLIWFRLPLANDRRAWSLTTLGAVARGDRLDSRLTLQLSAQNGLYDVSISNQGNLDSAWPERLTLAGQGCDGADALAGYALQQSPDLLTFTRLRDGRLPAGGQRAIGWARCTHIDQGGSNVHP
- a CDS encoding methyl-accepting chemotaxis protein produces the protein MNSWFANLKVNVKLGLGFGVVLVLTGVLALTGWTSLGGVIDRSNRMGEITQLNNDLTALRAARLEYMLSSGNDASASLVQNKLDTFIEQQKALIKVSTAPENVKLLQEQSEATHAFQASLNKMRESYRIILAARDAMTVAADRAIELVDTINRDAQAASGDDASRLEQFKAATGTKDQLMLIRLKVRGYLANFTPETERDALQQFETALADIATLAQRLPSAAAQAEPLDKAVRAYRDALRQLIGATAQVNAAGDAMKAQAADIEKTSDRLYQVQIEFRDKESSVARTQQVISALLALIFGALAAVIITRQITHPLRETLAVVEKIASGDLTLNAPVTRRDELGEVQQGIQRMGATLRDLISSIRDGVTQIASSAEELSAVTEQTSAGVNSQKVETDQVATAMHEMTATVQEVAHNAEEASQAAASADGDAREGDKVVGEAIAQIERLALEVERSTQAMAVLQQESDKIGSVMDVIKAVAEQTNLLALNAAIEAARAGEAGRGFAVVADEVRGLAQRTQKSTEEIEGLVAALQNGTQQVAVVMNNSRTLTDSSVELTRKAGASLDKITRTVSNIQSMNQQIAAAAEQQSSVAEEISRSVINVRDISEQTAAASEETAASSVELARLGNQLQMMVSHFRI